In a genomic window of Candidatus Binatia bacterium:
- a CDS encoding alkaline phosphatase family protein produces MAIRNRGIALAVTAALAACSSSSPATPPGGGALPGPQSGAGKIEHVVYVVQENRSFDNLFQGYPGADTVSSGKSSEGQTIALQPVSLASEYDIDHSAEAMFAACDGTGPLPGTQCRMDGFDREQAYGGPKHPQYVYVPHGESKPYFDMAHEWVLADRMFQSQLDESFVAHQYIIAAQAQSSVDLPQGFWGCGGGRGDIVGIISQKRRENGFQAPCFDYQTLGDELDRAGRSWRFYTSRYGAPSSGNGAYWSSYQGVRHIYYGADWEKDVIAPQKRFLTDVSAGKLASFTWITPVCDDSDHVNCGGGYGPSWVAAIVNEIGRSRFWKSTAIFVQWDDWGGLYDHVPPPYEDYDGLGFRVPLLVISPYAKQNYVSHVQYETASVLRFAEDLYGLGQLAAADRRAASPAADCFDFTQSPRAFVPIQAPKGRGFFIHQPADYRAPDTQ; encoded by the coding sequence ATGGCGATCCGCAATAGGGGAATCGCTCTCGCAGTGACGGCCGCGCTCGCCGCGTGTTCCTCCAGCAGCCCGGCGACGCCGCCGGGCGGAGGTGCGCTGCCCGGTCCGCAGAGCGGCGCGGGGAAGATCGAGCACGTCGTCTACGTCGTGCAGGAGAACCGCAGTTTCGACAACCTCTTTCAAGGGTATCCGGGCGCAGACACCGTGTCGAGCGGAAAGAGCTCGGAAGGCCAAACGATCGCGCTGCAGCCGGTGAGTCTGGCGAGCGAGTACGACATCGATCACTCGGCCGAGGCAATGTTCGCGGCGTGCGACGGCACCGGGCCGCTGCCCGGAACGCAGTGCCGCATGGACGGCTTCGATCGCGAGCAGGCGTACGGCGGCCCGAAGCATCCGCAGTATGTTTACGTTCCGCACGGCGAGTCGAAGCCGTACTTCGACATGGCGCACGAGTGGGTGCTGGCGGATCGCATGTTCCAGTCGCAGCTCGACGAGAGCTTCGTCGCCCACCAATACATCATCGCGGCGCAGGCGCAATCGAGCGTCGATTTGCCGCAGGGCTTCTGGGGTTGCGGCGGCGGGCGCGGCGACATCGTCGGGATCATCTCGCAGAAGCGGCGCGAGAACGGCTTCCAAGCGCCGTGCTTCGACTATCAGACGCTCGGCGACGAGCTCGATAGGGCGGGCCGCAGTTGGCGCTTCTACACGAGCAGATACGGCGCGCCGTCGAGTGGGAACGGCGCATACTGGTCGAGCTATCAGGGCGTCCGGCACATCTACTACGGCGCGGACTGGGAGAAGGACGTCATCGCTCCGCAGAAGCGATTCCTCACCGACGTCTCCGCCGGCAAGCTCGCGAGCTTCACGTGGATCACGCCCGTCTGCGACGACTCCGATCACGTCAACTGCGGGGGCGGCTACGGGCCGTCGTGGGTTGCGGCGATCGTGAACGAGATCGGGCGGAGCCGGTTTTGGAAATCCACCGCGATCTTCGTGCAGTGGGACGATTGGGGCGGGCTCTACGATCACGTTCCGCCGCCCTACGAAGATTACGACGGCTTGGGCTTCCGCGTTCCACTGCTCGTGATCTCGCCGTATGCGAAGCAGAACTACGTCTCGCACGTTCAGTACGAGACCGCGAGCGTGCTGCGCTTTGCCGAAGATCTCTACGGCCTCGGCCAACTCGCAGCCGCCGACAGGCGCGCCGCCTCGCCGGCCGCCGATTGCTTCGACTTCACGCAGAGCCCTCGCGCCTTCGTTCCGATCCAGGCTCCAAAGGGGCGCGGTTTCTTCATCCACCAGCCCGCCGATTATCGGGCGCCGGATACGCAATGA
- a CDS encoding alkaline phosphatase family protein: MKPRRIGALVALIALAACSSGPQALPYMRSAAALRELSGTGAGKITHVVYIIQENRSFDDLFNGYPGADTVSSGKISSGRTVKLTPIPLSDQYTIDHSADAMFAACHSSGKLPGTDCRMDGFDKEYFCCGPKGVRYPMYAYVPHKDSKPYFDMASEGVLGDRMFQSHLDESFVSHQYIIAAQAASSVDLPDGLWGCPGGPSDSVSTITPARQYGPDITPCYDYQTLGDELDKANLSWRFYTSQYGSKESGDGAWWSSYQAIRHIYYGPDWKKDIITPNWQFIKDVRRGKLANFTWITPVCDDSDHVNCPGGFGPSWVAALVNTVGKSKFWKSTAIFIQWDDWGGLYDHVKPPYEDYDGLGFRVPLLILSPYARAGRVSHVQYETASVLRFAEDLYGLGQLAAADKRANSPAADCFDFTQAPRAFVPIKAPLPPKFFMQQYSEYQAPDYE, from the coding sequence ATGAAGCCGCGACGCATCGGCGCGCTCGTCGCCCTCATCGCGCTGGCCGCTTGCTCGAGCGGCCCGCAGGCCCTGCCGTACATGCGGAGCGCTGCGGCGCTGCGCGAGCTCTCCGGCACCGGCGCCGGGAAGATCACGCACGTCGTCTACATCATTCAGGAGAACCGGAGCTTCGACGATCTCTTCAACGGCTATCCTGGTGCGGATACGGTTTCGAGCGGGAAAATCTCGTCGGGCCGCACGGTCAAACTGACGCCGATTCCGCTCTCCGACCAGTACACGATCGATCACTCCGCAGACGCAATGTTCGCGGCCTGCCACAGCAGCGGAAAGCTGCCCGGCACCGATTGCCGGATGGACGGCTTCGACAAAGAGTACTTCTGCTGTGGCCCAAAGGGCGTGAGGTACCCGATGTACGCCTACGTGCCGCACAAAGACTCGAAGCCGTACTTCGACATGGCAAGCGAAGGCGTGCTCGGGGATCGCATGTTCCAGTCGCACCTCGACGAGAGCTTCGTCAGCCATCAATACATCATCGCCGCACAAGCGGCATCGAGCGTCGATCTTCCCGACGGTCTCTGGGGCTGCCCCGGCGGCCCGAGCGACAGCGTCTCGACGATCACGCCCGCCCGGCAATACGGTCCGGATATTACGCCCTGCTACGATTACCAGACGCTCGGCGACGAGCTCGATAAGGCGAACCTATCGTGGCGCTTCTATACGAGCCAGTACGGCAGTAAGGAGAGCGGCGACGGAGCTTGGTGGTCGAGTTATCAAGCGATCCGCCACATCTACTACGGGCCCGATTGGAAGAAAGACATCATCACGCCGAACTGGCAGTTCATCAAAGACGTGCGCCGGGGCAAGCTCGCGAACTTTACCTGGATCACGCCGGTCTGCGACGACTCGGATCACGTCAACTGCCCGGGCGGCTTCGGCCCGTCGTGGGTGGCGGCGCTCGTCAACACGGTCGGCAAGAGCAAGTTCTGGAAATCGACCGCGATCTTCATCCAGTGGGACGATTGGGGCGGCCTTTACGATCACGTCAAGCCGCCGTACGAGGATTACGACGGCTTGGGATTCCGCGTTCCGCTGCTCATCCTCTCGCCGTACGCGCGCGCGGGCCGGGTCTCGCACGTGCAGTACGAGACCGCCAGCGTGCTCCGCTTCGCCGAAGATCTCTACGGTCTCGGTCAGCTCGCCGCGGCCGATAAGCGCGCGAACTCGCCGGCCGCCGACTGCTTCGACTTCACGCAGGCGCCGCGCGCGTTCGTTCCGATCAAGGCGCCGCTGCCGCCGAAGTTCTTCATGCAGCAGTACTCCGAGTACCAAGCCCCCGACTACGAGTAG